Proteins co-encoded in one Spirosoma endbachense genomic window:
- a CDS encoding APC family permease, producing METKLKPVDTSVWRKKPLAAYEADMKKSELKRVLTRWGLTSLGIGAVIGGGIFVLTGIAAHDWAGPALALSFVLAGVACTFAALCYAEFASILPVEGSAYAYSYGTVGEIFAWLIGWNLILEYMMGATTVAVSWSGYFEKLLHLFGINPPIYLMNDPITAQEKAEKLRAAGEIIPDFSFAVNLPAFLIVLVVTYILVRGIKEAASTNNIIVIVKVVVVIFVIIVGAFYIDTTNWTPFIPQPVIDNSGQQHYGFNGIVTAASIVFFAYIGFDAVSTQAGEAINPKKDVPFAILASLIICTILYILVSLVLTGMVPFKDLDLKAPVAQAFADKGLTWAVYIITIAALGGLTSVMLVMMLGQTRIFLGMAKDGLLPKNMFASIHPTFKTPWKSTILVGLIVATVASLTPIDKVSELCSSGTLLAFAMICGAVWLLRVREPNLERPYRTPALPVIATLGICANLYLMYNLRTDTKISFVIWCTLGLIVYFTYSRRNSHLNQRD from the coding sequence ATGGAAACCAAACTAAAACCAGTAGATACCAGTGTTTGGCGTAAGAAGCCCCTTGCGGCTTACGAAGCTGATATGAAAAAAAGTGAACTCAAACGTGTGTTAACCCGCTGGGGGCTAACATCGCTTGGGATCGGAGCCGTTATTGGAGGTGGAATTTTTGTGCTCACTGGTATTGCTGCTCACGACTGGGCTGGTCCTGCTCTGGCGCTCTCGTTCGTATTGGCCGGAGTAGCCTGTACATTTGCAGCTCTTTGCTATGCAGAGTTTGCTTCAATTCTTCCGGTAGAAGGCTCTGCTTATGCCTATTCATATGGCACAGTGGGCGAGATTTTTGCCTGGCTTATTGGCTGGAACCTTATTCTGGAATATATGATGGGTGCCACGACAGTTGCCGTAAGCTGGTCCGGCTACTTTGAAAAGTTACTCCATTTGTTTGGCATAAATCCTCCTATCTATTTAATGAATGACCCGATTACGGCACAGGAAAAAGCCGAAAAACTGCGGGCTGCGGGTGAAATTATCCCCGATTTTTCATTCGCCGTAAACTTGCCTGCTTTCCTGATCGTACTTGTTGTGACCTATATTTTGGTACGGGGTATCAAAGAAGCTGCCAGCACAAACAACATCATCGTAATCGTAAAGGTGGTGGTCGTTATTTTCGTCATTATCGTAGGGGCATTTTATATCGATACCACCAACTGGACACCATTTATTCCGCAACCAGTTATCGATAATTCAGGGCAGCAGCACTATGGCTTCAATGGCATTGTCACAGCGGCCAGTATTGTCTTCTTCGCTTATATCGGGTTCGATGCCGTGTCGACTCAGGCGGGAGAGGCCATCAATCCGAAAAAAGACGTACCCTTCGCTATTCTTGCTTCGCTGATCATTTGCACAATACTGTACATTCTCGTTTCGCTTGTACTGACAGGCATGGTGCCCTTCAAAGATCTTGACCTGAAAGCTCCCGTAGCTCAGGCATTCGCAGATAAGGGTTTAACATGGGCCGTTTATATCATCACAATTGCAGCCCTGGGCGGCCTTACTTCGGTAATGTTGGTGATGATGCTGGGACAAACCCGTATTTTCCTGGGCATGGCTAAAGATGGCCTGTTACCTAAAAACATGTTTGCCTCTATTCACCCAACCTTCAAAACGCCCTGGAAAAGCACAATCCTGGTCGGTCTGATCGTTGCAACGGTTGCTTCGCTGACACCAATCGATAAAGTCTCTGAGCTTTGTAGCTCCGGTACGCTGCTGGCTTTCGCTATGATTTGCGGAGCGGTCTGGCTGCTTCGGGTGCGTGAACCAAATCTGGAACGGCCCTATCGGACACCAGCTTTGCCTGTCATTGCCACGTTAGGTATCTGTGCCAATCTGTATCTGATGTACAATCTCCGGACAGATACCAAAATATCATTTGTCATCTGGTGTACATTAGGCCTGATCGTTTATTTCACCTATAGCCGTCGGAATAGCCATCTGAATCAGCGGGACTAA
- a CDS encoding MBL fold metallo-hydrolase: MIIEQLYTGCLAQGAYYIESNGEAAIIDPLRETSPYIRKAEKAGAKITYVFETHFHADFVSGHLDLAKKTGATIVYGPNANTSYNAYHARDGETFTLGNVRIKALHTPGHTPESTTYLLIDEGGKDHAIFTGDTLFIGDVGRPDLAIKGDLSERDLAGMLYDSLQTKIIPLADDVIVYPAHGAGSACGKNMSKETTDSLGNQKRFNYALRAKSRDEFIEQVLDGLTTAPAYFAENARLNKEGYESLDRVLKRGSHALSADAFEAAVNETGALVLDVRDAVDFAKGFIPNAINIGLNGQFAPWVGALIPDLIQPIALVTPAGLEQETILRLARVGYDHCIGYLNGGFDTWKNSGKEVDSINSISAEAFAAEWQANQTRVVDVRKPGEFTSEHVKDAENLPLDNLNDYLAELSRDQPVYIHCAGGYRSMVANSILKARGFDNVVNVEGGLAAIKKTNVPVVSEQHVVK; the protein is encoded by the coding sequence ATGATTATTGAACAACTCTATACGGGCTGCCTGGCCCAGGGAGCCTATTATATCGAGAGCAATGGCGAAGCAGCCATTATTGACCCGCTTCGTGAAACCTCTCCTTACATTCGAAAAGCAGAAAAAGCGGGTGCGAAAATAACGTACGTTTTCGAAACCCACTTTCATGCTGATTTTGTGTCGGGTCATCTTGATCTGGCAAAAAAAACGGGGGCTACCATTGTGTATGGCCCTAATGCCAATACGAGCTATAACGCTTATCATGCCAGGGATGGTGAAACATTTACGCTCGGTAACGTGCGTATCAAGGCACTTCACACCCCCGGCCATACGCCAGAATCGACAACCTATCTGCTTATCGATGAAGGAGGGAAAGACCATGCCATCTTCACGGGTGATACGTTATTCATTGGCGATGTGGGTCGGCCAGACCTCGCTATCAAAGGTGATTTAAGCGAACGAGACCTTGCAGGCATGCTTTACGACAGCCTGCAGACCAAGATCATACCTCTTGCCGACGATGTTATTGTTTATCCAGCTCATGGAGCCGGGTCGGCCTGCGGCAAGAATATGAGTAAGGAAACTACGGACTCCCTCGGCAACCAAAAACGATTCAATTACGCGCTTCGGGCTAAATCCAGAGATGAATTTATTGAACAGGTTCTCGATGGCCTGACAACGGCTCCGGCTTATTTTGCGGAGAATGCCCGGCTTAACAAAGAAGGTTACGAAAGCCTCGATCGAGTCCTCAAGCGTGGCAGTCATGCGCTTTCTGCCGATGCCTTTGAGGCAGCAGTCAATGAAACGGGAGCTTTGGTTCTTGATGTTCGCGACGCGGTTGACTTTGCGAAAGGCTTTATTCCCAATGCCATTAATATTGGTTTAAATGGGCAATTCGCCCCCTGGGTTGGCGCATTAATTCCGGATCTGATACAACCAATTGCGCTCGTAACACCCGCAGGCCTGGAGCAGGAAACAATTCTCCGACTGGCTCGTGTAGGGTATGACCATTGCATTGGCTACCTCAACGGCGGATTTGATACCTGGAAAAATTCAGGAAAAGAAGTTGATTCGATCAACTCTATCTCAGCTGAAGCGTTTGCGGCTGAATGGCAGGCCAATCAAACACGTGTTGTAGACGTTCGAAAGCCAGGTGAGTTTACCAGTGAACATGTCAAAGATGCAGAAAACCTCCCTCTTGATAACCTGAATGACTACCTGGCTGAACTTAGTCGTGACCAGCCAGTCTACATTCATTGCGCTGGTGGTTATCGATCGATGGTAGCCAATTCTATCCTGAAAGCCCGCGGCTTTGATAATGTAGTTAATGTAGAAGGTGGTCTGGCTGCGATTAAAAAGACAAATGTGCCGGTTGTCAGTGAGCAACATGTCGTGAAGTAA
- a CDS encoding TonB-dependent receptor domain-containing protein produces the protein MKNLFLTLFFAFPLIAFGQSNSGRITGFLTDSTTTKPIPFATVALQTADSKLITGVTTDENGAFTIDKVATGVYKLVFSFVGYRTKELNNVAITTEKPVTAIGKVVVSPDSRNLNEVNVVGQKALVEDKGDRLVYNAEKDVSNTGGTAVDVLRKVPMLTVDLDGNLKMRGSGNIKVLVNGKPSSIMARNLADALKQMPANIIKSVEVITSPGAKYDAEGSAGVINIITKKGVQGTNGTVNATGGNLNRSLGGNLNVKGKKLGLAISLNGYQYRNIGENSSTRTALTAGQPTSILRQRTSRDNTGTGGFGEMSLDYDPDSTNRINFSGNAWGGNFPMNSTLDSRLADPQGNVLQNYHRDIRFRNPYGNTEFNLGWAKSFKKPGRELAVLTQYARMPDNYYYTITQTDMTSEVPTYLERSTNLSRNNEYTFQTDYTHPFTARTKRDTLTIKAEVGAKAILRDIGSEFVIEQALTGQEGDYAVDPGRSNEFTYNQRVVAGYASLKIDTKRKWNLTVGTRLEHTRIEGDFVTNQSRFTNQYQNLIPSFTLAKTLRKKHTFKVSYTQRISRPLIWYLNPYKNYSDPKNVQTGNPFLNPELTHATELSYSTFGKEGSSFNAAIFWRQTNNSIEWLATVDAQGAALSSPQNIGRNASYGANLNLTLQPNKNLNFSIGSDLTYVDLTSVALNQRTSGWVWSTSPNVSYKLPKDLTLQANGYVGSGWISLQSRNSGWYYYGLSAKKEFMGKKVSLTLNLNNPFNRTVKITGDQFAPSFTAQNTSLFVNRSIRLTLSYKFGQMSSGGKQSRKISNDDKK, from the coding sequence ATGAAAAACCTTTTCCTGACCTTATTCTTTGCTTTTCCATTAATAGCCTTCGGTCAATCAAATTCAGGACGCATTACTGGTTTCCTGACCGATTCAACTACAACAAAACCGATCCCCTTTGCGACAGTCGCTTTACAAACAGCCGACAGTAAACTCATCACTGGTGTAACAACTGACGAGAACGGAGCTTTTACCATTGATAAAGTGGCGACAGGCGTCTATAAACTCGTTTTCTCATTTGTTGGCTATCGAACCAAAGAGCTCAATAATGTAGCGATCACAACCGAAAAGCCAGTTACAGCTATTGGAAAAGTCGTTGTATCGCCCGACAGCCGCAATCTGAATGAAGTGAATGTAGTTGGCCAGAAAGCACTGGTTGAGGATAAAGGGGATCGTCTGGTTTATAATGCGGAAAAAGATGTATCGAATACCGGCGGAACGGCCGTAGATGTACTACGCAAAGTACCGATGCTAACGGTCGATTTAGATGGTAATCTGAAGATGCGCGGTAGTGGCAACATTAAAGTCCTGGTCAACGGGAAGCCGTCGTCGATAATGGCGCGAAATCTGGCCGATGCCCTCAAACAGATGCCAGCCAATATCATTAAATCGGTGGAAGTAATCACCAGCCCCGGCGCAAAATATGATGCTGAAGGCTCAGCCGGTGTTATAAACATCATTACAAAAAAAGGAGTGCAGGGCACAAACGGAACGGTGAATGCAACGGGGGGCAACCTGAACCGTTCATTGGGTGGCAATCTGAACGTAAAAGGAAAAAAGCTCGGTTTGGCTATTTCGCTGAATGGCTATCAGTACCGAAACATTGGCGAAAATAGCAGTACGCGCACGGCCTTAACAGCTGGGCAGCCTACAAGTATTTTGCGCCAGCGTACGAGCCGCGATAACACCGGCACGGGAGGTTTTGGCGAGATGAGCCTTGATTATGATCCGGATTCAACGAACCGGATCAACTTTTCGGGCAATGCCTGGGGAGGTAATTTCCCGATGAACAGCACGCTCGACAGTCGCCTGGCCGATCCGCAGGGTAACGTATTGCAGAACTATCACCGTGATATCAGGTTCCGAAATCCATACGGGAATACGGAGTTTAATCTCGGCTGGGCCAAATCATTCAAAAAACCGGGGCGCGAACTGGCGGTTCTGACACAATATGCGCGAATGCCCGATAACTATTACTACACCATTACGCAAACGGATATGACCTCGGAAGTGCCGACTTATCTGGAACGCAGCACTAATCTCAGCCGCAATAATGAGTATACCTTCCAGACGGATTATACCCATCCATTCACTGCTCGAACAAAACGGGATACACTGACGATTAAAGCAGAGGTCGGTGCCAAAGCGATCCTGCGTGACATTGGCAGCGAGTTTGTTATTGAGCAGGCGTTGACCGGTCAGGAAGGTGATTATGCCGTTGATCCTGGGCGATCTAACGAGTTTACCTACAATCAGCGGGTGGTGGCTGGTTATGCATCACTGAAAATAGACACCAAACGCAAATGGAACCTAACCGTCGGAACACGGCTGGAACACACCCGCATCGAAGGTGACTTTGTAACAAACCAAAGTCGATTCACCAATCAATACCAGAATCTGATTCCCAGCTTTACGCTCGCCAAAACGCTTCGGAAGAAGCATACGTTTAAAGTCAGCTATACCCAACGGATTTCACGGCCACTCATCTGGTATCTGAATCCATACAAAAATTACAGTGATCCGAAGAACGTTCAGACTGGTAATCCATTCCTAAATCCGGAGCTAACCCACGCTACTGAGCTGTCGTACAGTACATTTGGGAAAGAAGGCTCATCATTCAACGCGGCCATTTTCTGGCGGCAGACCAACAATTCAATTGAATGGCTCGCCACGGTCGATGCGCAAGGTGCGGCCCTCTCGTCACCGCAAAACATTGGCCGCAATGCCAGCTATGGGGCCAATCTCAATCTAACACTTCAGCCCAACAAAAATCTCAATTTTAGTATCGGCTCCGATTTAACCTACGTCGATCTTACGAGCGTTGCACTCAATCAGCGTACGAGTGGTTGGGTATGGAGCACAAGCCCAAATGTCTCCTATAAATTACCCAAAGATTTAACACTACAGGCTAATGGTTATGTCGGATCTGGGTGGATATCGCTCCAGAGCCGAAACTCCGGCTGGTATTATTATGGTCTATCGGCCAAGAAGGAATTTATGGGCAAGAAAGTTAGCCTGACCCTGAACCTCAACAACCCATTCAATCGCACAGTTAAAATAACAGGGGATCAATTTGCCCCTTCATTTACCGCCCAGAACACCTCACTATTCGTGAACCGCTCTATCCGGCTAACGCTCAGCTACAAATTCGGGCAAATGAGTTCGGGAGGAAAGCAAAGCCGCAAAATCAGTAATGATGACAAGAAGTGA
- the secDF gene encoding protein translocase subunit SecDF: MQNRTGILILTGVIAAICVYFLSFTFVSRGIKDDAEAYATNKQGQVDRSKKQHYLDSLWKEPVYLGSTLQEVTERELGLGLDLQGGMHVVLEVSPADILRGLSGNNRDPKFNEALKLAAEDKKTSNTSFVDLFADNFKKLAPETKLASVFATSANRSKINFQSSDSEVRKLLNDEVNGAFGRAFQIIQARVDKFGVANPNIQRLPGSGRIQIELPGVDNPERIRRLLTGAAKLEFTEVYRLNELAPAIEGMGAYLLREEAARKAAIKTTATTPAAGTAAKGNSLESQLAQGSKKDSTAKSDTAAAAAQGTALTQLFLPVGQDQLGVYLKDTARANAVLNAPEVRSLFPADAIFAWDRKTFKATDGKEILPLYFLKKPGGRAPLEGDVITDAANDYDDRGRPEVTMNMNAEGGRKWKNLTAANVGRPVAILLDNLVYTAPNVQNEIPNGRSSISGNFTVEETKDMANVLKAGKLPAPTTIVEENVVGATLGSEAVSAGVLSSIVGILLVLGFVVFYYNRAGFIADIALIINLFFLMGVMASLGAVLTMPGIAGIVLSIGMAVDANVLIFERIKEELALGKGFKQAVTDGFQNAMSSIIDSNVTTFLTGIVLFIFGTGLILGFATTLLIGILTSLFAAIFITRIILEYYIRNGQTLTFTSSWAKNLFKDSNFDFVSRRKLYYTVSSAIIAAGIISVIFKGFGLGVDFKGGRSYVVRFEKSVSTDEVRNSLEGILGSSPEVKTYGGTGIGANQVKVTTPYLVDDNSQGADKRAEAAIYKGLSSLTGNPARIESSQKVGPTIAYDILTSALWSILLAVAVVFIYILIRFKRLAFGYGAVVAMFHDVLIILAIFSIFNGLLPFSLDVDQAFVGALLTIMGYSMNDTVVVFDRVREYLSENRGKKESIPTIINNALNSTLSRTAVTGFSTILVLLVLFIFGGETIRGFSFAMLIGVIVGTYSSLFVATPIVVDALSRDQEKDNGTPTATIEKKTGFDAIPSDFTSVAPATPEEFTAKKEKKVKTPLIRPSQS, encoded by the coding sequence ATGCAAAACCGAACCGGAATACTCATTCTGACGGGCGTAATTGCAGCTATCTGCGTTTACTTCCTGTCATTTACGTTTGTCTCGCGGGGCATCAAAGACGATGCTGAGGCTTACGCAACTAACAAGCAAGGTCAGGTCGACCGTTCTAAAAAGCAGCACTATCTTGATTCGCTCTGGAAAGAACCGGTCTATCTGGGTAGCACACTTCAGGAAGTTACCGAGCGGGAGCTTGGCCTTGGCCTTGACCTTCAGGGTGGTATGCACGTTGTGCTGGAAGTATCGCCTGCCGATATTCTACGCGGGCTGTCGGGAAACAATCGCGATCCGAAGTTCAATGAAGCGCTGAAACTAGCGGCTGAAGATAAGAAGACAAGTAATACAAGCTTCGTAGACTTGTTTGCTGACAACTTCAAGAAGCTTGCTCCGGAAACCAAACTGGCGAGTGTTTTTGCGACGAGCGCAAACCGGAGCAAAATCAACTTCCAGTCGTCGGATTCGGAAGTGCGGAAATTACTGAATGATGAAGTGAATGGCGCTTTCGGGCGGGCATTCCAGATCATCCAGGCGCGGGTCGATAAGTTTGGGGTAGCCAACCCAAACATTCAACGGTTACCCGGTTCGGGCCGGATTCAGATCGAACTACCGGGCGTTGATAACCCAGAGCGGATTCGTCGCCTGTTGACGGGTGCTGCCAAGCTCGAATTCACTGAAGTTTACCGCCTGAACGAACTGGCTCCCGCTATTGAAGGAATGGGCGCGTATCTGTTACGCGAAGAGGCCGCCCGTAAAGCAGCCATAAAAACAACCGCCACAACACCGGCTGCAGGAACAGCTGCCAAAGGAAATAGCCTCGAATCGCAATTGGCTCAGGGATCAAAGAAAGACTCGACGGCTAAAAGTGATACTGCAGCTGCGGCTGCTCAGGGTACCGCTCTTACCCAGTTGTTCCTGCCCGTTGGCCAGGATCAGCTAGGTGTTTACCTGAAAGATACAGCTCGTGCCAATGCCGTTCTGAATGCTCCTGAAGTACGCAGTTTGTTCCCTGCCGACGCTATCTTCGCCTGGGATCGTAAGACCTTCAAAGCAACGGATGGCAAAGAAATTCTGCCTCTCTACTTCCTGAAAAAACCAGGAGGCCGCGCTCCGCTTGAAGGTGATGTTATTACTGATGCTGCTAACGATTACGATGATCGTGGCCGTCCGGAAGTGACGATGAACATGAACGCTGAGGGTGGTCGCAAATGGAAAAACCTGACTGCCGCCAACGTTGGTCGGCCGGTAGCTATTCTGCTCGATAACCTGGTTTATACGGCGCCAAACGTGCAGAACGAGATCCCAAATGGTCGTTCGAGCATTTCCGGCAACTTCACCGTAGAAGAGACCAAAGACATGGCCAACGTGCTGAAAGCTGGTAAACTCCCTGCGCCAACCACAATCGTAGAAGAAAATGTTGTGGGAGCGACGCTGGGTTCAGAAGCCGTAAGTGCCGGTGTGCTTTCGTCGATTGTCGGTATTCTGCTGGTACTGGGTTTTGTTGTGTTCTATTACAACCGGGCCGGATTTATTGCTGATATAGCCCTGATCATTAACCTGTTCTTCCTGATGGGCGTAATGGCATCACTGGGTGCGGTATTAACCATGCCGGGTATTGCGGGTATCGTACTGTCGATTGGTATGGCCGTAGATGCGAACGTACTTATTTTCGAACGTATCAAAGAAGAACTGGCGCTGGGTAAGGGTTTCAAACAGGCTGTTACGGATGGATTCCAGAATGCAATGTCGTCTATTATTGATTCGAACGTGACGACATTCCTGACCGGTATTGTCCTGTTCATTTTCGGTACAGGCCTAATCCTGGGTTTTGCGACAACGCTTCTTATCGGTATTCTGACCTCATTATTCGCGGCTATTTTCATCACCCGTATCATTCTGGAATATTACATACGGAATGGACAAACGCTGACGTTTACGTCGTCGTGGGCAAAGAACCTGTTCAAAGATTCTAACTTCGATTTCGTTTCCCGTCGGAAACTGTACTACACGGTTTCATCGGCTATCATTGCGGCAGGTATCATCTCCGTTATTTTCAAAGGATTCGGACTGGGTGTCGATTTCAAAGGTGGCCGGTCGTACGTCGTTCGCTTTGAGAAATCGGTAAGTACCGACGAAGTTCGTAACTCACTCGAAGGTATATTAGGCTCATCGCCCGAAGTTAAAACCTATGGTGGTACGGGTATTGGTGCCAATCAGGTAAAAGTAACGACACCGTATCTGGTTGATGATAATTCGCAGGGAGCCGACAAACGGGCTGAAGCCGCTATCTACAAAGGATTAAGTAGCCTGACCGGTAATCCGGCTCGTATCGAAAGCTCACAGAAAGTCGGGCCAACCATTGCGTACGATATTCTGACATCGGCCTTATGGTCTATCTTATTGGCCGTAGCGGTCGTCTTTATTTATATCCTGATCCGATTTAAGCGACTGGCGTTTGGCTATGGTGCTGTTGTTGCCATGTTCCACGATGTGCTTATCATTCTGGCTATCTTCTCGATCTTCAACGGCCTATTGCCTTTCTCGCTCGATGTCGACCAGGCATTTGTGGGTGCGTTGCTGACGATTATGGGGTACTCCATGAACGATACCGTTGTTGTATTCGACCGGGTTCGTGAATACCTCAGTGAAAACCGGGGCAAAAAAGAAAGCATTCCGACCATTATCAACAACGCGCTGAACAGCACATTGAGTCGCACGGCCGTAACTGGTTTCTCAACGATTCTGGTATTGCTGGTACTCTTCATCTTTGGCGGAGAAACCATTCGTGGTTTTTCGTTCGCCATGCTGATTGGTGTCATTGTCGGTACCTACTCATCGCTGTTTGTAGCAACCCCGATTGTGGTTGATGCGCTGAGCCGTGATCAGGAGAAAGATAACGGAACACCGACCGCCACGATTGAAAAGAAAACCGGATTCGACGCCATTCCATCTGACTTTACGAGTGTAGCACCTGCCACGCCCGAAGAGTTTACGGCGAAAAAAGAGAAGAAGGTAAAAACACCCCTGATTCGTCCATCGCAATCATAA
- a CDS encoding sulfite exporter TauE/SafE family protein yields the protein MSGQEFIGYASALLVGLVIGLAGGGGSILTVPIFVYVFGIPTVLATTYSLFVVGATSLVGSLNHIWQKKVDLRVTATFALPSFVSIYLSRRFLVPALPDPLFQFNTFVLPKSDAILYFFATVMILAARAMIQSARPEQGEAADGNPRYGALALDGLAVGLLTGTIGAGGGFLIVPMLVLMAGLPIHRAVATSVLIIAVNSFVGFMGDIHHTDLDWNFLLPFTGLSIVGIFVGMYLARFVAPDRLKKGFGWFVLLVACYMILKELSTL from the coding sequence ATGAGTGGACAGGAGTTTATTGGATACGCATCTGCCTTGCTGGTTGGACTGGTTATCGGACTGGCAGGCGGTGGAGGTTCTATTCTGACAGTACCAATCTTTGTATACGTATTCGGCATTCCAACGGTGCTGGCAACTACTTATTCGCTATTCGTAGTTGGAGCAACATCGCTGGTTGGATCACTTAATCACATTTGGCAAAAAAAGGTCGATTTGCGTGTAACGGCCACATTTGCTCTGCCGTCGTTTGTCTCAATCTATCTAAGTCGTCGCTTTTTAGTCCCTGCCCTGCCCGATCCGCTATTTCAGTTCAATACCTTTGTATTGCCTAAAAGTGATGCCATTTTATACTTTTTCGCAACGGTAATGATTCTGGCAGCCCGTGCTATGATCCAAAGCGCCCGGCCCGAACAGGGTGAAGCAGCCGACGGGAATCCGCGCTATGGGGCGCTGGCCCTCGATGGATTAGCTGTCGGTTTACTAACCGGAACGATCGGTGCTGGGGGCGGTTTTCTGATTGTCCCGATGCTGGTCCTGATGGCAGGCTTACCTATTCATCGGGCAGTGGCAACCTCAGTGCTGATTATTGCTGTTAATTCATTTGTCGGGTTTATGGGTGATATTCATCATACCGACCTGGACTGGAATTTTCTACTACCATTTACGGGTTTATCCATCGTCGGGATTTTCGTCGGAATGTACTTAGCCCGTTTTGTTGCGCCCGACCGACTCAAAAAAGGTTTTGGTTGGTTCGTACTGTTGGTAGCCTGCTATATGATTCTGAAAGAATTATCTACACTCTGA
- a CDS encoding pyruvate dehydrogenase complex E1 component subunit beta gives MREIQFREALREAMTEEMRRDPKVYLMGEEVAEYNGAYKVSQGMLDEFGPERVIDTPIAELGFAGIGVGSAINGLRPIIEFMTFNFSLVAIDQVINSAAKVMSMSGGQYSCPIVFRGPTGNAGMLSSQHSQNFENWFANTSGLKVVVPSNPYDAKGLLKSCIRDNDPVIFMESELMYGDKGQVPEEEYLIPIGQAKIVREGNDVTIVSFGKIMKVALAAAEELAKNGISAEVIDLRSVRPIDYATIINSVKKTNRCVIVEEAWPLAAISSELTYNIQRNAFDYLDAPVVRVNSMDLPLPYAPTLIEAILPNVKRTLQAVDTVMYKK, from the coding sequence ATGAGAGAAATACAGTTCCGCGAAGCCCTGCGGGAGGCCATGACGGAAGAAATGCGCCGGGACCCGAAAGTCTATCTGATGGGCGAAGAAGTCGCCGAATACAACGGAGCCTACAAAGTCAGTCAGGGAATGCTGGATGAATTTGGCCCGGAACGGGTGATTGATACGCCTATCGCCGAATTAGGTTTCGCCGGTATTGGCGTTGGTTCCGCTATCAACGGACTTCGGCCGATTATTGAATTTATGACTTTTAACTTCTCGCTGGTGGCGATTGATCAGGTCATTAATTCAGCAGCTAAAGTAATGTCAATGTCGGGCGGGCAATATTCCTGCCCGATTGTGTTTCGGGGCCCCACGGGTAATGCCGGGATGCTGTCGAGCCAGCACTCACAGAACTTCGAGAACTGGTTTGCCAATACATCGGGCCTGAAAGTTGTTGTTCCGTCAAATCCTTATGATGCCAAAGGATTACTCAAGTCCTGCATTCGTGATAATGACCCGGTCATTTTCATGGAATCGGAGCTTATGTATGGCGATAAGGGGCAAGTACCGGAAGAAGAATACCTGATTCCAATTGGGCAGGCTAAGATTGTTCGTGAGGGCAATGATGTAACGATTGTATCCTTCGGTAAAATTATGAAGGTTGCGTTGGCTGCGGCTGAAGAGTTGGCAAAAAATGGTATTTCTGCCGAAGTAATTGATCTGCGTTCAGTGCGCCCAATCGATTATGCAACGATTATTAACTCGGTGAAGAAAACAAACCGCTGTGTTATCGTTGAAGAAGCATGGCCGCTAGCCGCTATTTCGTCGGAGTTGACGTACAATATTCAGCGGAATGCATTCGATTATCTGGATGCACCCGTCGTTCGGGTCAATAGTATGGACTTACCATTGCCATACGCACCAACACTGATCGAAGCGATTCTGCCGAACGTTAAACGGACGTTGCAGGCGGTGGACACTGTGATGTACAAAAAATAA